AAATTGTCGAGATCGCTGACCGTGCTGCCGAGGCTGGCCGCCAGCGGCGCCATGTCGGTGCGGATCCAGTCGGCGATCGCCGACGCCATGGGGCAGCGCAGGATCGCCGCGGGCTTCACGGTGACCTTGCGCTTGTCCGGCAGCACCACGGCCTCCAGCCGCACCAGGTCTTCGCCGCCGCAGCCACCGGCGCCGTTGATGTCGGGGATGCTGGGGGCGATCGCGATCGCCTCCGTCAGCGCCAGCCGGCAGGCCGAGGGCGGCGGCGGCGCCGGTGGTTCGGCGGCCTTGTCGGGGCCGGCGGACGCCGGCTTGTCGGCCGCGGGCTGTTCGGGCCCGGGCTTGTCGGTATCTACCTTGTTGGAATCCCTGGGCGCCTCGGCCGGGCGCGGCCGCGGCAGCGGGACGGCGCCGGGGAGCATGGCTCCGCGCAGCTTCGGCTTGCCCTGCCCGAACAGGTCGCCCCATGGGTCCTGCCCGGCCTTGCGGGCCGCCGCCGGCTCGACTGGCGCGCCGAGCAGCAGCAGGACCGCGGCAACGGTAACCATTGCCGCTTCCTTGCCACCAAAGACGCCATAAGGCCATTTGCGGCTTGATTTCTCCGCGCTACAGTTCATGAGAACCCATAGCGCGACCAGCAAACCTGGGAACCGGTTTTGCGTCCGATCGCGCGGTAAAATATGAAGAGCGCAGCAACTTATCGCCAAGCCGCCCGTATCCGGGCAGGTCTCGGGCGAGACAATAACGATCAGGAGGGACGTTCGTATGCTCGGATTGATGCAAGATTGGCCTTTGCTTTGTCACCGGATTATCGAGCATGCGGCGAAGTATCACGGCACACAGGAAGTCGTAACGCGGTCGGTCGAAGGCCCCATTCATCGGACCAATTACGCCGAAATTCATGCCCGTGCGCTGAAAGTCTCGCAACGGCTGGAACACGACGGCATCAAGCTCGGCGACCGGGTCGCCACCATCGCATGGAACACCTGGCGCCATCTGGAAGCCTGGTACGGCATCATGGGCATCGGTGCGATCTGCCATACCGTCAATCCTCGGCTGTTCCCCGACCAGATCGCCTGGATCATCAACCACGCCCAGGACCGCGTGGTGATGACCGACATCACCTTCGTGCCGATCCTAGAAAAGATCGCGGGCCAGCTGCTGAGCGTCGAACGTTACGTCGTGCTGACCGATAAGGCGCACATGCCGCAGACCACGCTGAAGAACGCGGTCGCCTACGAAGACTGGATTGCGCAAGCCGACGGCAAGTTCGAGTGGAAGAATTTCGACGAAAACACCGCCGCCGCGATGTGCTACACTTCGGGCACCACAGGCGATCCCAAGGGCGTGCTGTATTCGCATCGTTCCAACGTGCTGCACGCACTGATGGCCAACAACGGCGACTCGCTGGGCGCCAACGCTGCCGACACCATGCTGCCGGTGGTTCCGCTGTTCCATGCCAACAGCTGGGGCATCGCATTCTCGGCGCCCTCGATGGGCACCAAGCTGGTGATGCCCGGCGCCAAGCTCGACGGCGCCTCGGTCTATGAGCTGCTGGATACCGAGAAGGTGACGCATACCGCCGGCGTTCCGACGGTGTGGCTGATGCTGCTCAACCATATGGCTGCAGGCGATCTCAAGCTGCCTCATCTGCGAATGGTGGTGTGCGGCGGATCGGCAATGCCGCGCACGATGATCAAGTCGTTCGTCGACATGGGCGTGAAGGTACGCCACGCCTGGGGCATGACCGAAATGAGCCCGATCGGCACGCTCGCCACGCTGAAGCCGCCGTTCGACAAACTCACCGGCGAGGAGCGGCTCGATATTCTGCAGACCCAGGGCTACCCGCCGTTCGGCGTCGAGATGAAGATCACCGACGACGCCGGCAAGGAACTGCCGTGGGACGGCAAGACCTTCGGACGGCTCAAGGTCTCCGGTCCCGCGGTGGCGAAAGCCTATTTCCGGCTCGACTCCAGCATCCTCGACGAGGAAGGCTATTTCGACACCGGCGACGTCGCCACCATCGACGCGCACGGCTACATGCGGATCACCGACCGTTCCAAGGACGTGATCAAGTCCGGCGGCGAGTGGATCTCGTCGATCGACCTCGAAAACCTCGCGGTCGGACATCCCGCGGTGGCGGAAGCCGCCGTGATCGGCGTCTATCACCCGAAATGGGATGAGCGTCCGCTGCTGATCGTGCAGCTCAAGCAGGGCCAGACCGCGACGCGCGAGGACATCCTGAAGTTCATGGACGGCAAGATCGCCAAATGGTGGATGCCGGATGACGTCGCCTTCGTCGACGGCATTCCGCACACGGCAACGGGCAAGATCCTGAAGACCGCGCTGCGCGACCAGTTCAAGAGCTACCGTTTCCCCAACGCCGCGGCGTAGGGGATCCTATTTCCTTCTCCCCCTGTGGGAGAAGGTGGCCGTAGGTGGCCTTTGGCCGCCGTCCTTCAGATGGACGCCGATGCTTTGCATCGGCTGTGCGCAGTCCGCGCCCGGATGAGGGGTTTGCATCCGCGGAGACAGACCCCTCACCCGTCCGCAACGCTTTGCGTCGCGTCCACCCTCTCCCACAAGGGGAGAGGGAAGCAAGGGCCCCAGCCCAATCCTCCCTTGAATTTGCCGTTAGTCCGTGGTCTCAAGCGGACCAGTGTGCAGCCCGGCGCGATTTTGCCCGGCAAGGCTTCAAACCCGGCAGATTTCCGAGCCATGGCCCGCAGGTTTTCCGCTCCCTACCAGTCGGAGCCCGTATCCAGCCTCGCCACATGGGCGCGCAACCTTGCGGTGTTCTCGGTCGTCGCGGTGCTGGTTTCGATCCTGATCGTCCGCTTCGGCTTCCTCGAGGTGAGACCGGCGCTGGCGACGTTCTTCGGTGCGCTGGCCTGCGCCGGGCTTTCCATCCTGACGGGCTTCGCCGCCTTCGTCGCGATCTGGCAGAATGGATCGCGCGG
The genomic region above belongs to Bradyrhizobium sediminis and contains:
- a CDS encoding extensin family protein; protein product: MNCSAEKSSRKWPYGVFGGKEAAMVTVAAVLLLLGAPVEPAAARKAGQDPWGDLFGQGKPKLRGAMLPGAVPLPRPRPAEAPRDSNKVDTDKPGPEQPAADKPASAGPDKAAEPPAPPPPSACRLALTEAIAIAPSIPDINGAGGCGGEDLVRLEAVVLPDKRKVTVKPAAILRCPMASAIADWIRTDMAPLAASLGSTVSDLDNFDSFECRGRNRVVGARLSEHGRANALDVRSLKLANGQSISLTDRTVPRELRENVLRSVCTRFATVLGPGSDWYHEDHIHLDLAARNNNYRICQWNVWDPLPQVAPLLPAERPEEAPPREGRANSE
- a CDS encoding fatty-acid--CoA ligase, whose translation is MLGLMQDWPLLCHRIIEHAAKYHGTQEVVTRSVEGPIHRTNYAEIHARALKVSQRLEHDGIKLGDRVATIAWNTWRHLEAWYGIMGIGAICHTVNPRLFPDQIAWIINHAQDRVVMTDITFVPILEKIAGQLLSVERYVVLTDKAHMPQTTLKNAVAYEDWIAQADGKFEWKNFDENTAAAMCYTSGTTGDPKGVLYSHRSNVLHALMANNGDSLGANAADTMLPVVPLFHANSWGIAFSAPSMGTKLVMPGAKLDGASVYELLDTEKVTHTAGVPTVWLMLLNHMAAGDLKLPHLRMVVCGGSAMPRTMIKSFVDMGVKVRHAWGMTEMSPIGTLATLKPPFDKLTGEERLDILQTQGYPPFGVEMKITDDAGKELPWDGKTFGRLKVSGPAVAKAYFRLDSSILDEEGYFDTGDVATIDAHGYMRITDRSKDVIKSGGEWISSIDLENLAVGHPAVAEAAVIGVYHPKWDERPLLIVQLKQGQTATREDILKFMDGKIAKWWMPDDVAFVDGIPHTATGKILKTALRDQFKSYRFPNAAA